A genomic segment from Armatimonadota bacterium encodes:
- a CDS encoding YggS family pyridoxal phosphate enzyme encodes MNTDIAHNVATVRERIARACERAGRKPEEVTLIAVSKTVDVARIEQAIAAGIDHFGENYYQEAREKIPCIQAPVHWHFIGHLQKNKARGVVPLFEWIHTVDDEELAQEIDRRAQVAGKRQRVLIEVNISREPQKYGVPPEEVLLLAECIAQLPYVQLEGLMGMAPLVQEAEQARPYFAELRRLFENLPEACRVHLSMGMTQDYEVAIEEGATMVRIGTAIFGPRV; translated from the coding sequence ATGAACACCGATATCGCGCACAATGTGGCTACCGTGCGCGAACGCATTGCCCGGGCGTGTGAACGTGCGGGACGCAAACCGGAAGAGGTGACTCTGATCGCTGTATCCAAAACGGTAGACGTCGCCCGTATCGAGCAGGCTATCGCTGCAGGAATCGATCACTTTGGAGAGAATTATTATCAAGAAGCGCGTGAGAAAATCCCGTGTATACAGGCTCCAGTGCACTGGCATTTCATCGGGCATCTGCAGAAAAACAAGGCGCGGGGGGTAGTGCCCCTTTTTGAGTGGATACACACCGTAGACGACGAGGAGCTGGCACAGGAGATAGACCGGCGTGCACAGGTGGCGGGAAAGCGTCAGCGTGTGTTGATTGAGGTGAACATCTCGCGTGAGCCTCAAAAGTACGGAGTGCCGCCCGAAGAAGTACTCCTGCTGGCAGAGTGCATCGCCCAGCTGCCCTACGTGCAGCTGGAGGGGTTGATGGGCATGGCTCCTCTCGTGCAAGAGGCGGAGCAGGCACGTCCCTATTTCGCCGAACTGCGTCGCCTGTTTGAGAATCTACCTGAAGCTTGTCGTGTGCACCTGTCTATGGGAATGACACAGGATTATGAGGTCGCCATTGAAGAGGGGGCGACCATGGTGCGTATCGGCACGGCGATTTTCGGTCCGCGCGTGTAA
- a CDS encoding phosphate transport system regulatory protein PhoU: MTVVRHAFDEELQLLQNELLEMGSFVEQMLDQAVQSLCHRDEELAKQIVRRDDEVDEMDVSIEMHCLRLLALQQPMARDLRLIGTVLKTITDLERIGDHSVDIAKATISLKDYPHVISLVDVPLMKRKVCEMIRGGLESFTQHDIERAYDVCEMDNEVDKLYRRMRRAIIAATQMNPENLEAATTMLLVIYYLERCADHAVNVAERVVFVETGVLRQLAVSHRGEYVPEENNNGDETTAP, translated from the coding sequence ATGACCGTCGTACGCCATGCCTTCGACGAGGAATTGCAGCTGCTTCAAAACGAGCTGCTCGAAATGGGCAGCTTCGTCGAGCAGATGCTCGACCAGGCGGTACAGTCCCTGTGCCATCGCGATGAGGAACTCGCCAAGCAGATTGTCCGCCGTGATGATGAAGTGGATGAGATGGACGTGAGCATCGAGATGCACTGCCTGCGCTTGCTGGCTCTGCAACAACCGATGGCACGTGACCTGCGCCTCATCGGCACGGTGCTCAAGACCATCACCGACCTCGAACGCATTGGCGACCACTCGGTGGACATCGCTAAGGCGACAATTAGTCTGAAAGACTATCCGCATGTTATCTCTCTGGTGGACGTTCCCCTGATGAAACGGAAGGTCTGCGAAATGATTCGAGGTGGGCTGGAGTCGTTTACACAGCATGACATCGAGCGGGCGTACGACGTGTGCGAAATGGATAACGAGGTAGACAAACTCTACCGTCGAATGCGCCGTGCCATTATCGCGGCGACGCAGATGAACCCCGAAAATCTCGAAGCAGCGACCACCATGTTGCTCGTTATCTACTATCTGGAGCGGTGCGCGGACCACGCCGTGAACGTCGCGGAGCGCGTGGTGTTCGTGGAAACCGGCGTGTTGCGGCAGCTCGCGGTGAGCCACCGGGGCGAATACGTCCCCGAAGAAAACAACAACGGAGACGAGACGACTGCACCATGA
- the pstB gene encoding phosphate import ATP-binding protein PstB has translation MKEGVSPLNVQPELLMREDVSMATVVFPRREEVSAPPQPKISTRQLNVYYDSFHAIKDVNLDILPNHITALIGPSGCGKSTFLRCLNRMNDLIEGARVEGSVLLDGKDVNDPRTDVVALRRRVGMVFQRPNPFPMSIYDNVAYGPRIHGIRRRSVLNEIVERSLRQAALWDEVKDKLRQSALALSGGQQQRLCIARVLAVEPEVLLMDEPASALDPTATFRIEELMQELKSRYTIVIVTHNMQQAARVSQYTGFFYKGELYEFGETAKIFTNPERRETEDYIRGRFG, from the coding sequence ATGAAAGAAGGTGTTTCTCCCCTGAATGTCCAACCTGAGCTGTTGATGCGGGAGGATGTATCCATGGCAACCGTGGTGTTCCCGCGGCGCGAGGAAGTGAGTGCGCCGCCTCAACCCAAAATCAGTACGCGTCAACTCAATGTCTACTACGACAGCTTTCACGCCATCAAGGATGTGAACCTGGACATCCTACCCAATCATATCACGGCACTGATCGGTCCTTCGGGCTGCGGGAAGTCCACCTTTTTACGTTGCCTCAACCGGATGAACGACCTGATCGAAGGCGCGCGGGTGGAAGGCTCGGTACTGCTGGACGGAAAGGACGTGAACGACCCGCGCACGGATGTGGTGGCTTTACGGCGGCGCGTGGGCATGGTGTTTCAGCGTCCTAACCCCTTCCCCATGTCTATTTACGATAACGTGGCTTACGGACCTCGCATACACGGCATCCGTCGGCGTAGCGTCCTGAATGAGATCGTCGAGCGAAGCCTTCGACAGGCGGCACTGTGGGATGAGGTAAAGGACAAACTCCGACAGTCCGCGCTGGCTTTGTCGGGTGGGCAACAACAGAGGTTGTGCATCGCGCGAGTGCTGGCAGTGGAGCCGGAAGTGCTGCTCATGGATGAACCTGCTTCTGCACTGGACCCCACTGCAACCTTCCGCATCGAGGAGCTGATGCAGGAACTGAAAAGCCGGTATACCATTGTCATCGTCACGCATAACATGCAACAGGCGGCGCGTGTCAGCCAGTACACAGGCTTTTTCTACAAAGGAGAGCTATACGAGTTCGGCGAAACCGCTAAGATATTTACCAACCCGGAGCGGCGCGAGACCGAAGACTACATTCGTGGACGGTTCGGATAA
- a CDS encoding phosphate transport system permease protein PstA, which yields MRVSAIHELWRRWINAISLALTGVCAVIVMAPVFIILAYLLVNGIRSLNLEFLTSLPKAPGEAGGGMANAIVGSFYMVGLALLLSLPVGVGAGVYLAEFGRTRYAQLVRFMADVLNGVPSIVIGVSVWALLVVPMRSFSALAGGVALSFIMIPMIARTTEEMVRAVPHAMREASLGLGATYARTMWSVVLLAARGGIVTGVMLALARAFGEAAPLLFTALGNRFWNFYLDRPMANLPTQIYEYAKSPYTNWHRQAWAAALILILVVLVLNVIARVSTRERYHALR from the coding sequence ATGCGTGTCTCAGCCATTCACGAGCTGTGGCGCAGGTGGATCAATGCGATTTCGCTCGCCCTCACCGGTGTGTGCGCGGTCATTGTGATGGCACCGGTGTTCATCATTCTCGCATACCTGCTGGTGAACGGTATCCGCTCGCTGAATCTCGAGTTCCTGACCAGCCTGCCCAAAGCGCCGGGTGAGGCGGGAGGTGGCATGGCAAACGCTATTGTGGGCAGCTTCTACATGGTAGGGCTTGCTCTTCTCCTTTCGCTGCCGGTCGGAGTGGGCGCAGGGGTGTACCTGGCAGAGTTTGGACGGACGCGCTATGCGCAGCTGGTGCGGTTCATGGCGGACGTGCTCAACGGAGTGCCCAGCATCGTTATTGGCGTCTCGGTGTGGGCTCTGCTGGTAGTACCCATGCGTTCGTTTTCTGCGCTGGCGGGAGGCGTGGCGCTGTCGTTCATCATGATTCCGATGATTGCTCGCACTACGGAGGAGATGGTCCGCGCCGTGCCCCATGCGATGCGGGAAGCGTCGCTGGGACTAGGCGCCACCTACGCTCGCACGATGTGGAGTGTGGTCTTGCTGGCGGCACGGGGGGGAATTGTTACCGGTGTGATGCTGGCTCTGGCGCGTGCCTTTGGGGAAGCTGCGCCCCTGCTCTTCACGGCACTGGGCAACCGTTTCTGGAACTTCTACCTGGATCGTCCCATGGCGAACTTGCCCACTCAGATTTACGAGTACGCCAAGTCGCCTTATACCAACTGGCACCGTCAGGCATGGGCAGCGGCACTGATACTGATTTTGGTGGTGCTGGTGCTGAACGTCATCGCGCGAGTCTCCACTCGCGAACGCTACCATGCGTTGAGGTGA
- a CDS encoding phosphate transport system permease protein, with translation MSQPETEAAANAIVRRRSGGATFWSDRLFRVAVLACASVLVLLLLFFAYELWQSSTLSIRTFGWRFWVSREWDPVRERFGALPFIWGTLVTSIAALVIAVPLSLGTAIFIAEVAPRWLRQPVSFVVELLAAIPSVVYGLWGVFVLVPLLREHVQVPLVQRWGHIPLFEGPAVGVSMMAAILVLAVMIIPYITAVSREVILAVPQEQREASYGLGATQWETIRRVVLRYARVGILGAIILGYGRAVGETMAVTMVIGNRPDISLSLLQPGYTMASVIANEFTEATSPLYLSSLTEIGLLLFVITLLVNALARLLVWRVSRGEVHY, from the coding sequence ATGAGTCAACCGGAAACGGAAGCCGCTGCAAACGCCATAGTACGCCGGCGCAGCGGGGGTGCGACGTTCTGGTCCGATCGCCTCTTCAGGGTGGCTGTGCTGGCATGCGCATCGGTGCTGGTACTGCTCCTGTTGTTTTTCGCGTATGAACTGTGGCAGTCCTCGACGTTGAGTATCCGCACCTTTGGATGGCGGTTCTGGGTGTCGCGGGAGTGGGACCCTGTGCGCGAACGGTTTGGAGCGCTACCCTTCATCTGGGGCACACTGGTGACTTCCATCGCCGCGCTGGTGATCGCTGTACCGCTCAGCCTGGGCACCGCCATCTTTATCGCTGAAGTGGCTCCTCGCTGGCTGCGGCAGCCCGTCTCGTTTGTGGTGGAGCTGCTGGCAGCCATTCCTTCGGTGGTGTACGGCTTGTGGGGAGTGTTCGTGCTGGTGCCCTTGTTACGCGAGCATGTGCAGGTTCCCCTGGTGCAGCGATGGGGGCACATCCCGCTGTTTGAAGGTCCGGCAGTAGGCGTCAGCATGATGGCGGCGATTCTGGTGCTCGCGGTCATGATTATCCCCTATATCACCGCTGTATCGCGTGAAGTGATACTGGCGGTGCCGCAGGAGCAGCGCGAAGCATCCTACGGGCTGGGCGCCACCCAATGGGAGACCATCCGGCGAGTGGTACTGCGCTATGCGCGGGTGGGGATTCTGGGAGCGATTATCCTCGGTTATGGGCGTGCTGTGGGAGAGACGATGGCGGTAACTATGGTGATTGGCAACCGTCCCGACATCTCGCTGTCCCTGCTCCAACCGGGCTACACGATGGCAAGCGTGATTGCCAATGAGTTCACCGAAGCCACCTCGCCCCTGTACCTCTCCTCGCTTACGGAGATCGGCTTACTGCTGTTTGTTATCACCCTGCTGGTTAACGCGCTGGCTCGCCTGCTGGTATGGCGCGTGTCTAGAGGGGAGGTGCATTACTGA
- a CDS encoding phosphate-binding protein codes for MRPKGFATMAWVLLTAAVLTVTGCAPKKATTTGTAARVQITGAGSTFVYPLMSRWSSEYEKLTGVQVNYQSIGSGGGIQQFKEGTIDFGATDVAVSEKEEKEFTRPFVQFPVVAGTEAVVYNLPGITQNLKLTPAVLVDIFLGKIKRWNDARIAQLNPDIQLPDMDIVVVHRSDGSGTTYIFTDYLSTVSSEWEQKVGRGKSVSWPVGVGGKGNEGVTGQVKQLPGSIGYVELNYAKQNDLTIAAIQNAAGKFVLPDKSTGEEATRAALERLKQDIRSSAVNMPGENSYPITGFVYVLMDKQPKDPAKAGEIKKFFEWVLKDGQKIAAELDYVPLAEEVVQMSLQKLSEVP; via the coding sequence GTGCGTCCAAAGGGCTTTGCAACAATGGCATGGGTTTTGTTGACAGCAGCAGTGCTGACAGTGACGGGGTGTGCTCCTAAGAAGGCGACTACGACGGGCACCGCTGCCAGGGTTCAGATTACGGGAGCCGGTTCCACCTTTGTATACCCCTTGATGTCGCGCTGGTCGTCGGAGTACGAAAAGCTGACGGGGGTACAGGTGAACTATCAGAGCATCGGTAGCGGCGGGGGCATCCAGCAGTTTAAGGAGGGTACTATTGACTTTGGCGCGACCGATGTGGCGGTTTCGGAGAAAGAAGAAAAGGAGTTCACCCGTCCGTTTGTGCAGTTTCCGGTGGTTGCCGGCACCGAAGCTGTGGTGTATAACCTGCCTGGCATCACCCAGAACCTGAAGCTCACCCCTGCTGTGTTGGTGGACATCTTTCTGGGTAAGATCAAAAGATGGAACGATGCCCGGATTGCTCAGCTGAATCCCGACATCCAGCTGCCGGATATGGACATCGTGGTGGTTCATCGCTCGGACGGCAGCGGCACAACGTACATCTTTACCGACTACCTCAGCACCGTCAGCTCGGAGTGGGAGCAAAAAGTAGGACGCGGCAAGTCGGTGAGCTGGCCCGTTGGGGTTGGCGGTAAAGGTAATGAGGGCGTCACCGGACAGGTCAAGCAGTTGCCTGGCTCCATCGGTTATGTGGAGCTCAACTATGCGAAACAGAACGACCTGACCATTGCTGCCATTCAAAACGCTGCAGGAAAGTTCGTTTTACCAGACAAGAGCACCGGTGAAGAGGCCACACGGGCAGCACTGGAAAGATTGAAGCAGGACATTCGCAGTAGCGCGGTGAACATGCCCGGGGAGAACAGCTACCCGATTACCGGCTTTGTGTACGTACTGATGGATAAGCAGCCGAAAGACCCTGCCAAAGCGGGGGAGATCAAAAAGTTCTTCGAGTGGGTGCTGAAGGACGGACAGAAGATCGCGGCGGAGCTGGATTACGTGCCACTTGCCGAGGAAGTGGTTCAAATGTCCCTCCAGAAACTCTCCGAGGTGCCATAG
- a CDS encoding CDP-alcohol phosphatidyltransferase: MALVQRNRIKLTLEGAKLILQACEAKSRELGQDMDIAVVDEGGHLIAFCRMDNARITSIDIAINKAFTAAGTRRGTHEYATIASPQGGAAFGIHVSNQGRFMIFGGGLPIVVDGQVIGAVGVSSGTIEQDRIVAQAGVDAFLEALEEEEASQS, translated from the coding sequence ATGGCGCTGGTACAGCGAAACCGTATCAAGCTGACCCTGGAGGGGGCAAAGTTAATCCTTCAGGCATGTGAAGCCAAGTCACGTGAGTTGGGACAGGATATGGATATCGCAGTAGTAGACGAGGGGGGTCATCTCATCGCTTTCTGCCGTATGGACAATGCTCGCATCACCAGCATCGATATCGCTATTAATAAGGCGTTTACTGCAGCGGGGACGCGGCGTGGCACGCATGAATACGCTACCATCGCTTCCCCACAAGGTGGCGCAGCGTTCGGTATCCACGTGAGCAATCAGGGGCGCTTCATGATTTTCGGAGGTGGCTTGCCGATTGTCGTCGATGGACAGGTTATCGGCGCGGTAGGTGTCAGCTCGGGCACGATCGAGCAGGACCGCATTGTCGCCCAAGCAGGAGTGGATGCCTTTCTGGAAGCTCTGGAGGAAGAAGAGGCGTCTCAGAGCTAA
- a CDS encoding epimerase yields the protein MPRAVVTGGAGFLGSHLVDRLLAEGYEVIVLDNLITGRVENIAHLAGNERFRFIKQDVTEYLYIDGPVDIVFHFASPASPVDFATKPIQILKVNALGTHKTLGLAKAKGARYVLASTSEVYGDPLVHPQTEDYTGNVNPVGVRGAYDEGKRFAEAMTMAYYRHHGLDTRIVRIFNTFGERMRLDDGRMIPNFIGQALRGEPITVYGDGQQTRSFCYVSDLIEGIWRLSQLPDYHEPVNIGNPDERTVLEVARLIKELAHSGSEIVFRPLFSPDEPRRRKPDITRARQILGWEPQVSVEEGLRRTIEYFRARLIAC from the coding sequence ATGCCGCGTGCGGTGGTCACAGGAGGGGCGGGCTTTCTGGGCTCGCATCTGGTAGACAGGCTGCTGGCGGAAGGCTACGAGGTGATCGTGCTGGATAACCTCATCACCGGCAGGGTGGAAAACATCGCGCACCTGGCGGGCAATGAAAGGTTCCGCTTCATCAAACAGGATGTGACCGAATACCTGTACATCGACGGTCCGGTGGACATCGTGTTTCATTTCGCCTCACCAGCCAGCCCGGTGGATTTCGCTACCAAGCCCATCCAGATACTGAAAGTGAACGCGCTGGGCACGCATAAGACACTGGGCTTGGCGAAGGCGAAAGGGGCGCGATATGTGCTGGCTTCCACCTCGGAGGTGTACGGCGACCCGCTGGTGCACCCGCAAACGGAAGACTATACGGGCAACGTCAACCCTGTAGGTGTTCGCGGGGCATACGACGAAGGCAAACGCTTCGCCGAGGCAATGACCATGGCATATTACCGCCATCACGGGCTGGACACCCGCATCGTGCGCATTTTCAACACCTTCGGCGAGCGCATGCGTCTGGATGACGGCAGGATGATCCCCAATTTCATCGGACAGGCACTGCGAGGGGAGCCTATCACCGTATACGGCGACGGGCAGCAGACCCGCAGCTTCTGTTACGTTTCGGACCTGATTGAGGGGATCTGGAGGCTTTCGCAGCTGCCTGACTATCACGAACCGGTCAATATCGGTAACCCCGATGAGCGCACGGTATTAGAGGTCGCCCGGTTGATCAAGGAACTGGCGCACAGCGGCAGCGAGATCGTTTTTCGCCCCCTCTTCTCGCCGGATGAGCCGCGTCGACGCAAGCCAGACATCACCCGTGCACGCCAGATACTGGGTTGGGAGCCACAGGTCAGCGTAGAGGAGGGATTGAGGCGCACCATCGAGTATTTTCGGGCGCGCCTCATCGCCTGTTAG
- a CDS encoding 4-alpha-glucanotransferase yields MKRCAGILLHPTSLPGAYGIGELGDEAYRFVDWLVRACQGIWQVLPLGPTGFADSPYAAFSAFAGNPLLISLQRLFDEGLLTGDDFADYPFLPSDRVDYGAIIPAKMAALRRAYERWKAQTDEAERHRLDAFRAEQGWWLEDFALFMALKQAYGGRAWTEWDQDIAARKPDALQYARQQLADEVQFHIFLQHRFVTQWVDLKRYANERGIHILGDMPIFVAHDSADVWAHPEMFYLDKRGNPTLVAGVPPDYFSPTGQRWGNPVYRWDVLKRNGYRWWVERFRWTLHLVDIVRVDHFRGFAAYWRVPASEPTAVRGEWVKVPGKELFRTLKRELGKLPVVAEDLGTITPDVVRLRRSLDLPGMRVLQFAFDGNPDNLYLPYNYEPDTVVYTGTHDNDTLVGWFAGLSEQEKRRIIDYIGREDISIHWEMIRLAYASVARIAIIPLQDWLGLGSEARMNLPGREEGNWQWRCQKEYLSEGLAEAIAKMCRVYGRKRC; encoded by the coding sequence ATGAAACGGTGTGCAGGCATCCTGTTACATCCCACCTCCCTGCCCGGTGCTTATGGCATCGGCGAACTGGGGGACGAAGCGTACCGCTTTGTGGACTGGCTAGTACGAGCGTGTCAGGGTATCTGGCAAGTACTCCCTCTCGGTCCAACAGGCTTCGCCGACTCACCGTACGCTGCCTTTTCTGCCTTCGCGGGCAACCCCCTGCTAATCAGCCTGCAACGGCTGTTTGACGAAGGCTTGCTGACGGGAGACGATTTTGCCGACTATCCGTTCCTCCCGTCGGACCGTGTAGATTACGGAGCGATTATCCCTGCGAAGATGGCAGCACTGCGCCGCGCCTACGAGCGGTGGAAGGCACAAACCGACGAGGCAGAGCGTCATCGGTTAGACGCCTTCCGTGCCGAGCAAGGATGGTGGCTGGAGGATTTTGCCCTGTTTATGGCTTTGAAGCAGGCATACGGGGGCAGAGCGTGGACGGAATGGGATCAAGATATCGCGGCACGCAAGCCGGACGCTTTGCAGTATGCCCGTCAGCAACTGGCAGACGAGGTGCAGTTCCACATCTTCCTGCAACACCGTTTTGTGACGCAGTGGGTAGACCTCAAGCGGTATGCCAACGAGCGGGGCATCCATATCCTGGGTGATATGCCCATCTTCGTGGCGCATGACAGCGCCGACGTGTGGGCGCACCCCGAGATGTTTTATCTGGACAAGCGAGGCAACCCCACTTTGGTTGCTGGTGTACCGCCTGACTACTTCAGCCCGACGGGGCAGCGGTGGGGCAACCCGGTGTATCGCTGGGATGTGCTGAAGCGCAACGGCTATCGCTGGTGGGTAGAGCGGTTTCGCTGGACGTTGCATCTGGTGGATATAGTCCGGGTAGACCACTTTCGCGGTTTTGCAGCATACTGGCGCGTACCCGCTTCGGAGCCAACGGCGGTTCGGGGCGAGTGGGTGAAAGTGCCGGGCAAAGAGCTATTTCGGACCTTGAAACGCGAACTGGGCAAGCTGCCTGTTGTCGCGGAGGATTTGGGCACTATCACTCCCGATGTGGTCAGGCTTCGCCGGTCGCTCGATTTGCCGGGGATGCGCGTGCTGCAGTTCGCTTTCGACGGCAACCCCGATAACCTCTATCTACCGTATAACTACGAGCCGGACACGGTGGTGTATACCGGCACGCATGACAACGACACTCTGGTGGGCTGGTTCGCAGGTTTAAGCGAGCAGGAGAAACGGCGCATCATCGACTACATCGGACGCGAGGACATCAGTATCCACTGGGAGATGATTCGGCTCGCTTATGCGTCGGTGGCACGGATAGCGATTATCCCTTTACAGGACTGGCTGGGGTTGGGAAGTGAGGCGCGGATGAATCTGCCGGGACGCGAAGAGGGCAACTGGCAGTGGCGATGCCAGAAGGAGTACCTCAGCGAGGGATTGGCAGAGGCGATCGCCAAAATGTGCAGGGTTTATGGTCGGAAAAGGTGTTGA
- a CDS encoding alpha-amylase codes for MTDFHTPDWVKHAVFYQIFPDRFANGDPSNDPANVQPWGTPPTPYNFMGGDLRGIQQKVDYLQELGVTALYLNPIFQSTSNHRYNTYDYFRIDPKLGTMEDFRNLVEELHRRGMRLILDGVFNHCGRGFYPFHDVVENGEHSPYVGWFHIKKFPIYPYDGRRKANYQSWWGIRSLPKFNTDNPQVRQFLLSVARYWVEQGADGWRLDVPNEIDDDTFWREFRQVVKSANPDAYIVGEIWKDARRWLRGDQFDAVMNYPLRDLCVQFIADRSIQAPQFALRLLRLFRRYPAEATYTLLNLLGSHDTARWLTVCRGNVRRAMLGYTLLFTLPGAPCIYYGDEIGMEGEADPHCRACFLWDRRRWNRRLLKHIRQMVSLRQSSTAWRTGKFDILFAQGDTLAYARWDDDATFLVLLNNASQPWQQPFSQHKRKWPDAVLQDVQDGAEYPVKNGWVQVTVPADSYAIFRVARG; via the coding sequence GTGACTGATTTCCATACTCCTGACTGGGTGAAACATGCGGTCTTCTATCAGATTTTTCCTGACCGCTTCGCCAACGGCGACCCGTCCAACGACCCTGCCAACGTACAGCCCTGGGGTACTCCTCCTACTCCCTACAACTTTATGGGCGGTGACCTGCGAGGTATCCAGCAAAAGGTGGACTACCTGCAGGAGCTGGGGGTGACCGCGCTCTATCTGAACCCCATCTTCCAGTCCACCTCCAACCACCGCTACAATACCTACGACTATTTCCGCATTGACCCCAAGCTGGGCACGATGGAGGACTTTCGCAATCTGGTGGAGGAGTTGCATCGACGGGGGATGCGTCTGATACTGGATGGGGTATTCAACCACTGCGGGCGTGGTTTTTATCCCTTCCACGACGTGGTCGAGAACGGCGAACACTCGCCTTACGTGGGGTGGTTCCACATTAAGAAATTCCCTATCTACCCCTACGACGGGCGCAGGAAGGCGAACTACCAAAGCTGGTGGGGCATCCGCTCCTTGCCCAAGTTCAACACCGACAACCCGCAGGTGCGCCAGTTCCTGCTGAGTGTAGCGCGATACTGGGTAGAGCAGGGCGCGGACGGCTGGCGGCTGGACGTGCCGAACGAGATCGACGATGATACCTTCTGGCGCGAGTTCCGGCAGGTGGTCAAATCCGCCAATCCCGACGCCTACATTGTGGGTGAAATCTGGAAAGACGCCAGGCGGTGGCTGCGGGGCGACCAGTTCGACGCGGTGATGAACTATCCCCTGCGTGACCTGTGCGTGCAGTTCATTGCGGACAGGTCGATACAGGCTCCACAGTTTGCGCTCCGGTTACTTCGCCTCTTTCGGCGTTACCCCGCCGAAGCCACTTACACCCTGCTCAACCTGCTGGGGAGCCACGACACCGCTCGCTGGCTGACGGTGTGCCGGGGCAACGTGCGCCGTGCGATGCTGGGCTACACGCTGCTGTTCACCTTACCCGGAGCACCCTGTATCTACTATGGCGATGAGATCGGCATGGAGGGCGAAGCCGACCCGCACTGTCGCGCCTGCTTCCTGTGGGACCGGCGCCGGTGGAACCGTCGCCTGCTGAAGCATATCCGTCAGATGGTCTCTCTACGCCAGAGTAGCACCGCCTGGCGCACGGGCAAGTTCGACATACTCTTCGCACAGGGAGATACGCTTGCCTACGCCCGCTGGGATGACGACGCCACGTTCCTCGTGTTGTTGAATAACGCCAGCCAGCCCTGGCAGCAACCTTTCTCTCAACACAAACGGAAGTGGCCAGATGCCGTGCTGCAGGATGTGCAGGACGGAGCGGAGTATCCGGTGAAAAACGGCTGGGTGCAGGTTACTGTACCAGCTGATTCGTATGCCATCTTCAGAGTGGCTCGAGGGTAG
- a CDS encoding hydrolase, translated as MTQPHVGAGSQPALPVSQADILERLQVVKAVFLDVDGVLTDGGIYYDPTGREIKRFHVADGLGIELLRHAGIRVVILSGRVSEALTRRAAELKVAECYQGVRDKKAHIEKLRQQWEVKADELLYVGDDLNDLPAFEAVGVRVAVANAAPELKERAHYTTQATGGNGAVREVCEWLLKARGEWEQAIEKYLQSRREGGSAS; from the coding sequence ATGACACAACCACACGTAGGGGCAGGTTCACAACCTGCCTTGCCGGTTTCGCAAGCGGATATTCTGGAAAGGCTGCAGGTGGTGAAAGCAGTGTTTCTGGATGTAGATGGCGTGCTCACCGATGGCGGCATCTACTACGACCCCACTGGGCGCGAAATCAAGCGCTTTCACGTCGCTGACGGACTGGGTATCGAGCTGCTGCGCCATGCGGGCATACGGGTGGTGATACTCTCCGGACGGGTGTCGGAGGCGCTGACCCGCCGCGCGGCGGAGCTGAAGGTTGCCGAGTGCTATCAGGGCGTACGCGACAAGAAAGCGCATATCGAGAAGTTGCGTCAGCAGTGGGAGGTGAAAGCGGATGAGCTGCTGTACGTGGGCGACGACTTGAATGATCTGCCTGCATTCGAAGCGGTGGGCGTGCGTGTCGCGGTAGCCAACGCTGCCCCCGAACTCAAAGAGCGTGCACATTACACCACGCAGGCGACGGGAGGCAACGGCGCGGTGCGCGAGGTATGCGAGTGGCTGCTGAAGGCACGCGGAGAGTGGGAACAGGCGATAGAGAAATACCTGCAGTCGCGACGCGAGGGTGGTAGCGCATCGTGA